Proteins encoded in a region of the Cataglyphis hispanica isolate Lineage 1 chromosome 14, ULB_Chis1_1.0, whole genome shotgun sequence genome:
- the LOC126854747 gene encoding translational activator of cytochrome c oxidase 1 isoform X1, translating to MTEILNKLLFNRYIYFLSKGNRRYAGHSKWANIKHIKEEKDNERMILFQQLKHQMEVAIQETGNTKPNNNIKLAQIIEQAKKANMPVTSINKFLEKMEARKNKTQTGIIEVRGPNGYVMLVRYTTDNAKSFILQFKSKIKKTSGKIAEDSAKQMFTHVGNIIVEKKGDLEHAMEDAINIGAEDVEEFEKNNTKYFQFKCDPKLLNKIQNLLQGLQYSVLSVEEDYIPHSIIKLNDSDLKVVSQIHNKILSLEDVSHIYDNTE from the exons ATGACAgagatattaaacaaattattgtttaatagatatatctattttttgtcTAAAGGTAATAGAAGATACGCAGGTCATAGCAAATGGGCgaacataaaacatataaaagaagaaaaagataatgaaaGGATGATATTGTTTCAACAATTGAAACATCAAATGGAGGTTGCTATACAgg AGACTGGTAACACAAAgcctaataataatataaaattagcacAAATTATTGAACAAGCTAAAAAGGCAAATATGCCTGTCACATCGATAAATAAGTTTCTTGAGAAAATGGAAGCACGTAAAAACAAGACTCAAACAGGTATAATAGAAGTTCGTGGTCCAAATGGTTATGTTATGCTTGTACGTTATACAACAGATAAtgcaaaatcatttatattacaatttaaatcaaaaattaaaaaaaccag tGGAAAAATTGCAGAAGATTCTGCCAAGCAAATGTTTACTCATGTTGGTAATATCATAGTTGAAAAGAAAGGTGATTTGGAACATGCCATGGAGGATGCCATTAATATTGGTGCAGAGGATGTagaagaatttgaaaaaaataatacaaaatattttcag ttTAAATGTGATCCAAagctcttaaataaaatacaaaatctaTTACAAGGTCTTCAATACAGTGTGCTTTCAGTAGAAGAAGATTATATACCAcacagtataataaaattaaatgattcagATTTGAAAGTTGTATctcaaatacataataaaattctaagttTAGAAGATGTCagtcatatatatgataatacagaataa
- the LOC126854747 gene encoding translational activator of cytochrome c oxidase 1 isoform X2 translates to MILFQQLKHQMEVAIQETGNTKPNNNIKLAQIIEQAKKANMPVTSINKFLEKMEARKNKTQTGIIEVRGPNGYVMLVRYTTDNAKSFILQFKSKIKKTSGKIAEDSAKQMFTHVGNIIVEKKGDLEHAMEDAINIGAEDVEEFEKNNTKYFQFKCDPKLLNKIQNLLQGLQYSVLSVEEDYIPHSIIKLNDSDLKVVSQIHNKILSLEDVSHIYDNTE, encoded by the exons ATGATATTGTTTCAACAATTGAAACATCAAATGGAGGTTGCTATACAgg AGACTGGTAACACAAAgcctaataataatataaaattagcacAAATTATTGAACAAGCTAAAAAGGCAAATATGCCTGTCACATCGATAAATAAGTTTCTTGAGAAAATGGAAGCACGTAAAAACAAGACTCAAACAGGTATAATAGAAGTTCGTGGTCCAAATGGTTATGTTATGCTTGTACGTTATACAACAGATAAtgcaaaatcatttatattacaatttaaatcaaaaattaaaaaaaccag tGGAAAAATTGCAGAAGATTCTGCCAAGCAAATGTTTACTCATGTTGGTAATATCATAGTTGAAAAGAAAGGTGATTTGGAACATGCCATGGAGGATGCCATTAATATTGGTGCAGAGGATGTagaagaatttgaaaaaaataatacaaaatattttcag ttTAAATGTGATCCAAagctcttaaataaaatacaaaatctaTTACAAGGTCTTCAATACAGTGTGCTTTCAGTAGAAGAAGATTATATACCAcacagtataataaaattaaatgattcagATTTGAAAGTTGTATctcaaatacataataaaattctaagttTAGAAGATGTCagtcatatatatgataatacagaataa
- the LOC126854741 gene encoding G patch domain-containing protein 4-like isoform X1: MSMLAERRQKQKWSLNPRGKWWSEDSNKFGQRMLEKMGWTKGKGLGINEQGITEYLNVPYKKDTAGIGYDNNVDAWMEHQEKFNNLLQRLHKNEDQNTIQKLQREDDSLSGQSMELKSKQSRARIHYKKFTCGKDINKYKPQDLANIFGQKELTNQIQIKTEKNDDIYEKQAISIEKNKNEINSGSMTDYFKHKLNYDKNFSRNMNDNPTFNSESENEQYAGFGFAPKTDNILSNGVSNDINEKNAYAFDNPCLGLNSSTEIMSSNTENICKKSAKKRKKECASDNLHVTEVDKHNARKKLKTEIIDGDCKDGFTNPALNLDINLEEDCNGKEFEVSRAQFGLENCGLDLTDEKSDKKSVTFNDHIILYEYNIDSTKERKGKATLDKFEVENKKHKKKRKQESITTPVSNGLVNEALDIETVCEEINDNKLNEHKSKKSKKRKICKISSLETIHESPEQEKEIIEINIESDVLDTTNVENGETDFSDKKLKTKKKNKKKAEVEISTVIDNISDELGFETEEIIRDKKIKKHKKSKKEEVVISKKHKKEKEKDKEICKIEECAVQTEISNDQQNIEILDKTNPKQQQNYLIMDESKDATGIEIFPVVGIKKEENVILEKKQKKKKKKSDVHNEDCFKNECDVKEIFDKENVGKEQDSDTKKLEKKEKKDKKHKKSKEKNVSEIEDSVNSNPEIMNENIIKQEKEENVESTHTPLKKSRLVESIDNIIHSPWSAKARMSKKMLINLFQNNEFLDFPGSNIHNIKGYGVDIECSN; this comes from the exons ATGTCTATGCTCGCAGAACGTCGACAAAAACAGAAATGGAGCCTCAATCCACGAGGAAAGTGGTGGTCCGAAG ACTCGAATAAGTTTGGGCAGAGAATGTTAGAAAAAATGGGCTGGACAAAAGGGAAAGGACTTGGTATCAACGAGCAAGGCATTACGGAATATCTCAATGTGCCATATAAGAAAGATACAGcag gTATAGgatatgataataatgtagATGCATGGATGGAACATCaggagaaatttaataatttgctgcAACGACTTCATAAGAATGAAGATCAAAACACTATTCAGAAATTGCAAAGAGAGGATGATAGTCTAAGTGGACAATCAATGGAACTGAAGTCTAAACAAAGTCGTGCTCGTATACA ttataagaaatttacatgtggcaaagatataaataaatataaaccaCAGGATTTGGCAAATATATTTGGCCAAAAAGAATTAACAaatcaaattcaaataaagacagaaaaaaatgacGACATTTATGAAAAACAAGCTATTAgcatagaaaaaaacaaaaatgaaattaacagTGGTAGCATGACTGATTACTTCAAGCATAAATTAAactatgacaaaaacttttcacGCAATATGAATGATAACCCGACGTTTAATTCTGAAAGTGAGAATGAGCAATATGCTGGTTTTGGATTTGCACCAAAAACAGACAATATATTATCCAATGGAGTGtcaaatgatattaatgagAAGAATGCTTATGCTTTTGATAATCCTTGTTTGGGATTGAATAGTTCTACAGAAATTATGTCATCTAACACTGAGAATATCTGCAAAAAATctgcaaagaaaagaaagaaggaatgTGCAAGTGATAATTTGCATGTTACTGAAGTGGATAAACACAATGCccgaaagaaattaaaaactgaAATTATTGATGGAGATTGTAAAGATGGTTTTACAAATCCAGCTCTTAACTTAGACATAAACCTTGAGGAAGATTGTAATGGTAAAGAATTTGAAGTATCCAGAGCACAATTTGGTCTAGAAAACTGTGGTTTAGATTTGACAGATGAAAAAAGTGACAAAAAAAGTGTAACATTTAATgatcatatcatattatatgaatataatatagattccaccaaagaaaggaaaggaaaagcCACATTGGATAAATTTgaagttgaaaataaaaaacacaaaaagaaACGGAAACAGGAGAGCATTACAACTCCTGTGTCAAATGGATTAGTCAATGAGGCATTAGATATAGAAACAGTATGTgaagaaattaatgataataagttgAATGaacataaaagcaaaaaaagtaagaaaaggaagatatgtaaaatatctagTTTAGAAACGATACATGAATCACCagaacaagaaaaagaaataattgagatTAATATAGAATCAGATGTATTGGATACGACTAATGTTGAAAATGGAGAAACAGATTTCtcggataaaaaattaaaaacaaagaaaaagaacaagaaGAAAGCCGAAGTTGAAATCAGTACTGTAATTGATAACATAAGTGACGAATTAGGTTTTGAAActgaagaaataataagagataaaaaaattaagaaacataagaaaagtaaaaaagaagaagttgTAATTTctaagaaacataaaaaagaaaaggaaaaagataagGAAATATGTAAGATTGAAGAATGTGCTGTCCAAACTGAAATAAGCAATGATCAAcagaatatcgaaatattagaTAAGACAAATCCTAAGCAGCAacaaaattacttaattatggATGAAAGCAAGGATGCAACTggaatagaaatatttccaGTTGTTgggattaaaaaagaagaaaatgtaatcttagaaaagaaacaaaaaaagaaaaagaaaaagagtgaTGTTCACAATGAAGATTGTTTTAAGAATGAATGTGATGTAAAGGAGATTTTTGACAAGGAAAATGTTGGCAAAGAACAAGATTCAGATaccaaaaaattagaaaaaaaagaaaaaaaagataaaaaacacaaaaaatccAAAGAAAAGAATGTATCTGAGATTGAAGATTCTGTCAATTCTAATCCAGAaattatgaatgaaaatattataaagcaagaaaaagaagaaaatgtagAGTCCACCCATACACCTTTAAAGAAAAGTAGGTTAGTTGAATctatcgataatataattcatagtCCATGGAGTGCAAAAGCAAGGATGTCTAAAAAGATgttgataaatctttttcaaaataatgaatttttagattttcctGGTTCTAATATTCACAATATAAAAGGATATGGTGTAGATATTGAATGctctaattaa
- the LOC126854741 gene encoding G patch domain-containing protein 4-like isoform X2 — MSMLAERRQKQKWSLNPRGKWWSEDSNKFGQRMLEKMGWTKGKGLGINEQGITEYLNVPYKKDTAGIGYDNNVDAWMEHQEKFNNLLQRLHKNEDQNTIQKLQREDDSLSGQSMELKSKQSRARIHYKKFTCGKDINKYKPQDLANIFGQKELTNQIQIKTEKNDDIYEKQAISIEKNKNEINSGSMTDYFKHKLNYDKNFSRNMNDNPTFNSESENEQYAGFGFAPKTDNILSNGVSNDINEKNAYAFDNPCLGLNSSTEIMSSNTENICKKSAKKRKKECASDNLHVTEVDKHNARKKLKTEIIDGDCKDGFTNPALNLDINLEEDCNGKEFEVSRAQFGLENCGLDLTDEKSDKKSVTFNDHIILYEYNIDSTKERKGKATLDKFEVENKKHKKKRKQESITTPVSNGLVNEALDIETVCEEINDNKLNEHKSKKSKKRKICKISSLETIHESPEQEKEIIEINIESDVLDTTNVENGETDFSDKKLKTKKKNKKKAEVEISTVIDNISDELGFETEEIIRDKKIKKHKKSKKEEVVISKKHKKEKEKDKEICKIEECAVQTEISNDQQNIEILDKTNPKQQQNYLIMDESKDATGIEIFPVVGIKKEENVILEKKQKKKKKKSDVHNEDCFKNECDVKEIFDKENVGKEQDSDTKKLEKKEKKDKKHKKSKEKNVSEIEDSVNSNPEIMNENIIKQEKEENVESTHTPLKKSRFSWF; from the exons ATGTCTATGCTCGCAGAACGTCGACAAAAACAGAAATGGAGCCTCAATCCACGAGGAAAGTGGTGGTCCGAAG ACTCGAATAAGTTTGGGCAGAGAATGTTAGAAAAAATGGGCTGGACAAAAGGGAAAGGACTTGGTATCAACGAGCAAGGCATTACGGAATATCTCAATGTGCCATATAAGAAAGATACAGcag gTATAGgatatgataataatgtagATGCATGGATGGAACATCaggagaaatttaataatttgctgcAACGACTTCATAAGAATGAAGATCAAAACACTATTCAGAAATTGCAAAGAGAGGATGATAGTCTAAGTGGACAATCAATGGAACTGAAGTCTAAACAAAGTCGTGCTCGTATACA ttataagaaatttacatgtggcaaagatataaataaatataaaccaCAGGATTTGGCAAATATATTTGGCCAAAAAGAATTAACAaatcaaattcaaataaagacagaaaaaaatgacGACATTTATGAAAAACAAGCTATTAgcatagaaaaaaacaaaaatgaaattaacagTGGTAGCATGACTGATTACTTCAAGCATAAATTAAactatgacaaaaacttttcacGCAATATGAATGATAACCCGACGTTTAATTCTGAAAGTGAGAATGAGCAATATGCTGGTTTTGGATTTGCACCAAAAACAGACAATATATTATCCAATGGAGTGtcaaatgatattaatgagAAGAATGCTTATGCTTTTGATAATCCTTGTTTGGGATTGAATAGTTCTACAGAAATTATGTCATCTAACACTGAGAATATCTGCAAAAAATctgcaaagaaaagaaagaaggaatgTGCAAGTGATAATTTGCATGTTACTGAAGTGGATAAACACAATGCccgaaagaaattaaaaactgaAATTATTGATGGAGATTGTAAAGATGGTTTTACAAATCCAGCTCTTAACTTAGACATAAACCTTGAGGAAGATTGTAATGGTAAAGAATTTGAAGTATCCAGAGCACAATTTGGTCTAGAAAACTGTGGTTTAGATTTGACAGATGAAAAAAGTGACAAAAAAAGTGTAACATTTAATgatcatatcatattatatgaatataatatagattccaccaaagaaaggaaaggaaaagcCACATTGGATAAATTTgaagttgaaaataaaaaacacaaaaagaaACGGAAACAGGAGAGCATTACAACTCCTGTGTCAAATGGATTAGTCAATGAGGCATTAGATATAGAAACAGTATGTgaagaaattaatgataataagttgAATGaacataaaagcaaaaaaagtaagaaaaggaagatatgtaaaatatctagTTTAGAAACGATACATGAATCACCagaacaagaaaaagaaataattgagatTAATATAGAATCAGATGTATTGGATACGACTAATGTTGAAAATGGAGAAACAGATTTCtcggataaaaaattaaaaacaaagaaaaagaacaagaaGAAAGCCGAAGTTGAAATCAGTACTGTAATTGATAACATAAGTGACGAATTAGGTTTTGAAActgaagaaataataagagataaaaaaattaagaaacataagaaaagtaaaaaagaagaagttgTAATTTctaagaaacataaaaaagaaaaggaaaaagataagGAAATATGTAAGATTGAAGAATGTGCTGTCCAAACTGAAATAAGCAATGATCAAcagaatatcgaaatattagaTAAGACAAATCCTAAGCAGCAacaaaattacttaattatggATGAAAGCAAGGATGCAACTggaatagaaatatttccaGTTGTTgggattaaaaaagaagaaaatgtaatcttagaaaagaaacaaaaaaagaaaaagaaaaagagtgaTGTTCACAATGAAGATTGTTTTAAGAATGAATGTGATGTAAAGGAGATTTTTGACAAGGAAAATGTTGGCAAAGAACAAGATTCAGATaccaaaaaattagaaaaaaaagaaaaaaaagataaaaaacacaaaaaatccAAAGAAAAGAATGTATCTGAGATTGAAGATTCTGTCAATTCTAATCCAGAaattatgaatgaaaatattataaagcaagaaaaagaagaaaatgtagAGTCCACCCATACACCTTTAAAGAAAAGTAG attttcctGGTTCTAA
- the LOC126854744 gene encoding caspase-1-like, giving the protein MCSAEPNNINNGERNNDDVGDAFVSLGISRNSITSSIASLQTSPTVRYATHYKMNHSKRGVALIFNQEFFTAAHLKPRIGTNVDCDNLINTLKNLGFEVNDVHNSTHADIVKQLERVADMDHSDHDCLVVAVLSHGELGRIFAYDTSYKADGLWQYFTADRCPTLAGKPKLFFIQACQGDRLDPGVTLKERTETDGLASATYRIPSQADFMIAYSTIPGYYSWRNTSRGSWFIQALCSELRENGTRYDLLTLLTFVAQRVAIDFESNTPDNITMHQQKQIPCLTSMLTRLVKFTSPLNGVV; this is encoded by the exons ATGTGTTCCGCCGAGCCCAACAATATCAATAATGGCGAAAGAAATAACGACGATGTTGGCGATGCGTTTGTATCATTGGGGATCAGCAG GAACAGTATAACTTCTAGTATAGCATCATTACAAACATCACCAACTGTACGTTATGCTACCCATTATAAGATGAATCATTCTAAACGTGGTGTagctttaatctttaatcaagaatttttCACTGCTGCACATCTCAAACCTCGCATTGGTACAAATGTAGATTGtgataatcttattaatacgCTAAAAAATCTTGGATTTGAAGTGAATGATGTTCATAACTCTACTCATGCAGACATAGTAAAACAGTTAGAAAGAG TTGCAGACATGGATCATTCTGACCATGATTGCTTGGTAGTAGCTGTGTTAAGTCATGGAGAACTTGGTCGAATCTTTGCTTATGATACTTCATACAAAGCAGATGGTCTTTGGCAATACTTCACTGCCGATAGATGCCCGACTCTCGCCGGGAAAcctaaactttttttcattcaagcTTGCCAGGGTGACAGATTGGACCCAGGCGTCACTCTTAAGGAACGGACAGAAACAGATGGATTAGCATCTGCAACATATCGTATTCCTTCTCAAGCTGACTTTATGATTGCCTACTCGACCATACcag gTTACTATTCCTGGAGAAACACTAGCCGTGGATCATGGTTCATACAAGCCTTATGCTCGGAATTACGCGAAAATGGTACTCGTTATGATTTACTGACTTTGTTAACTTTTGTTGCCCAGCGTGTTGCCATAGACTTTGAATCAAACACACCTGATAACATAACTATGCATCAACAAAAACAAATTCCATGTCTCACTTCAATGCTGACACgtttagtaaaatttacatCTCCATTAAATGGAGTTGTATAG
- the LOC126854742 gene encoding ADP-ribosylation factor-like protein 13B, which produces MGNCIRSVLRRLRRNHDTEKTIILLIVGLDNAGKSLILNYISGDPDRNVLPTMGFRTVSLKHNSYSVKIYDLGGSSQIRALWPKYYNDIHGLIYVVDASDISRLAENKVVFNELITHEHISAKPLLLLANKQDLNGAIDELDLVENLDVEHAANTMRCPTRVETCSCIYDKEQSKNNTMGIRNGYKWLLDTIVKNYATLNNRTKQSQSCQRKNIQESQSIASNTPSRISIHSNPFKPIKDLLATKDEVLISETCNGTNEGKSFIKAFVRRNKTAPLPIEQSTIECESLSRNLTPNVETLAGEKSTQTMTTILDPLNLNIDYSPSNASTNLVQIRPYTAPERSQRLLNKMIINIPGQVPQ; this is translated from the exons atggGTAATTGCATCAGGAGCGTGTTAAGAAGGCTGAGAAGGAACCACGACACGGAGaa GACAATTATCCTGCTTATTGTTGGATTAGATAATGCTGGGAAGtccttaatattaaattatattagtggag acCCAGATAGGAATGTACTGCCTACAATGGGGTTTCGGACAGTATCTTTAAAACATAACTCATATTCAGTGAAAATATATGATCTTGGTGGCAGTTCTCAGATTAGAGCATTGTGgcctaaatattataatgat atacatgGTCTTATATATGTGGTGGATGCTAGTGATATTTCCCGTCTTGCAGAAAATAAAGTTGTGTTTAACGAATTAATAACACATGAGCATATTTCAGCGAAACCGTTATTATT ACTTGCAAACAAACAGGATTTGAATGGAGCTATTGACGAGCTAGATCTGGTTGAAAATTTGGACGTAGAACATGCAGCTAATACCATGAGATGTCCAACAAGAGTAGAAACATGCTCTTGCATTTATGATAAGGAACAATCAAAGAATAATACTATGGGCATAAGAAATGGATATAA ATGGCTGTTGGATactatagtaaaaaattatgctacCCTCAATAATAGAACCAAACAATCACAAAGTTGTcaacgtaaaaatattcaagaatctCAGTCTATTGCATCAAATACACCATCAAGAATTTCTATACACTCAAATCCCTTTAAACCTATTAAAGATCTCTTGGCAACAAAG GATGAAGTTTTAATAAGTGAAACGTGCAAtg gTACTAATGAaggaaaaagttttataaaagcttTTGTAAGAAGAAATAAGACTGCCCCTCTTCCAATTGAACAATCGACTATCGAATGCGAAAGTCTTTCGCGAAATCTTACGCCTAATGTGGAAACTCTCGCTGGAGAGAAAAGTACACAAACTATGACTACAATATTAGATcccttaaatttaaatattgattatagtCCAAGCAATGCTAGTACAAATCTAGTACAAATCCGTCCGTATACAGCACCAGAAAGATCTCAAcggttattaaataaaatgataattaatattcctgGACAAGTGCCTCAATGA
- the LOC126854746 gene encoding uncharacterized protein LOC126854746, which produces MEQYLKSIKVGFIGGGNMASAIGAGLIHKGVLNPDNVWVSGRTDRTHSFWKDLGAHPTLKNNEVANNCDIIFLTVKPHMLDDALNTFVEKKAEKFKNKLFISVLAGVSLEVLHTKLSAIVISPRIIRSMPNTPMMVGEGITVYCSLNTEQKDLDLVNTLFSYIGMSQSVPENIINAISGVSGSGPAFAYLIIEALADGGVKMGVPRPMATKFAAQVLIGAGKMVLETGRHPGQLKDEVCSPGGTSITGVHAMEAGGVRGSVMNAVEAAVNKSNEFTSQFTSLK; this is translated from the exons ATGGAACagtatttaaaatctattaaagtTGGATTTATTGGAGGCGGAAATATGGCTAGTGCTATAGGCGCTGGTTTGATTCACAAAG GTGTATTGAATCCAGATAATGTTTGGGTTTCCGGCCGTACGGACAGAACGCATAGCTTTTGGAAGGATTTAGGTGCACATCCAACGTTGAAGAATAATGAAGTTGCAAACAACTGTgacatcatatttttaacagtGAAGCCACATATGCTAGACGATGCGCTTAATACTTTTGTGGAAAAAAAGGctgaaaagtttaaaaacaagctatttatttcagtgCTTGCTGGAGTATCTCTTGAAGTTTTACATACT AAACTCTCAGCTATTGTAATATCACCAAGAATAATTAGATCTATGCCAAATACACCTATGATGGTTGGAGAAGGAATTACAG tttattgcAGCTTAAACACTGAGCAAAAAGATCTAGACCtagtaaatacattattttcctATATTGGTATGAGCCAAAGTGTtccagaaaatattataaatgccaTTAGTGGTGTATCAGGTTCTGGTCCAGCATTT gcATATCTTATCATAGAAGCATTGGCAGATGGAGGTGTGAAGATGGGTGTGCCAAGGCCAATGGCAACTAAATTTGCAGCGCAAGTACTGATAGGTGCTGGCAAAATGGTACTCGAGACTGGACGACATCCTGGTCAGTTAAAGGACGAAGTCTGTTCACCTGGAGGTACTTCCATCACTGGTGTTCATGCTATGGAAGCAGGAGGAGTCAg GGGATCTGTGATGAATGCTGTTGAAGCTGctgtaaataaatc